The following DNA comes from Sandaracinaceae bacterium.
CAGGTCGAGCGAGGTCGCGGTGAGCATGATGTGCCGTTGGTGTCGGGGCTCAGCCCCAGCAGCCACTCGGGGTGATGCAGCAGCAGCATGGGCGAGAGCGCCGTGCCAATCGCGCCGACCATCGTGCTGACGGCGGCGAGCAACGCGGCCCAGCGCTGCTCGCGGCTGGTGCGTGGGGGCGTGGCGCGCAGGCTCGGGGCCAGCTGCCCGACGAGCGGTGAGTCCTCGGAGGAGCGCGCGTCGTCGGCTTGACGCCCCACGGTATCAGCTGCCGTGCGGCAGGCCAGCGCCCCTCCGCTACCTTCGTCTGGTCAGCGGGGCGGGGCCTGCTAGATCGGGCGCATGTTCCTTCGCAAAGCGGCCCTGCGCCCCGTGCCCCGTCACGCGGTGGTGGACGAGCACTTCGTCCAGCTCGTGGAGGCGCAGCTGGACGCGCACGAGGACGACCTCCAGGGCCTGCTGGACCGCGGCTATTCCGAGCTGGACAGGCGCCAGCCGGCGCTCAGCGACTGGCTGGCGGAGCAGCTCCTCGGACGGCCAGGACGAACTGGTGCAGTCACTCGGGTACTTCTTGGTGGTGACCGTCTTCATGATTTTCCGCGAGGCCTTCCCGACGCGCCTCGAGGAGGTCGACGAGCGCTCGCTGCAGATCGCCCTCGAGACCCTCAGCGTGGACGAGGAGCTGCGCGCCAACGATCCCACGGAGACGCTGGATGCAGCGACGACGTGGTCGCCATGGGTCAGCCCGCAGTGCTCGACTTCGTGCAGCACCACGTGGAGGAGGCCATCGAGCAGGCCGAGGGAGAGGTCGAGCTGACGGAGCTCGACAGCGTCTACCGCGCGCTGCTCGTGGAGGTCATCGCGCTCAGTCACGCCGTGACCGGGCCACGCGGCGAGGCCCGCAGCCACATGGTCTCCTGACGCCCTCCTGCATCACGCTCGGGCGTCCGCGATCCTCGGTCGATCGTGCCCCTCTACGGACCGTTGCGGGGCTACCGACCCCTGGGACGCGCCGAGCCGCTCGAGGAAGTGTGGGAGACGTGAGGAGCTCCGCCACGAACCCGACCTATTTGGCAAACCCGTCGTTCGGTGTCTCGACGTCACGCGTCGGCAGGCCGAAGCCGCCGCCCCCGCGACCCCGCTGAATGCGAGGCGTGCCATCATCATGACCAAGGCTGGGCCATCTGCGCAGCTGCGCACGCCGCGGCGCCCTTTGCCTGCAGCAGGTTGCTCCACGTGCGCGAACACGCGCTGGGCCGTGTGGGCGATGGACGCGCCACCACGCAAGAGAGCAGGGGGATGGTCAGCCGGGCGCTGCGCATCGCGCTGGGGGTGCGCCGCGTGGCGAGCACGAAGCGAGCTGCGCCAGCGCGACTCGCAGGCGGGTCCACAGGTTGACCCTTGCGATCCAGCGCGAACGTGTACGCAGAGGCGGATCTCGCCAGGCTGGTCGTCGAAGATGCGCGAATTCGATGAAGGGCAGGAAGAAGCCGACGAACGTGGTGATGGCGCCGAGCGCGATGGGCCCGCGCGCCATGAAGCCGGGGTGCAGCGCACCGTGATGCGCTCCTCGGGCGCCGCCTGTTCACGCAGCACGCCCTTCGTCCAGTCGGCTGCGCAGGCGATCGAACGGGACGAGCTCCAGCTCGTGCTCCGGGCAGTGGGTCAGGCCCTCGAACGACTCTTCGCAGAAAGGGCAGAACAGGACGGACACGGGGCTGGTACCTCCGGCTTGGGGGCGGTGGCCCCGGCCCCGCTAGCGGCTTCGTCGGCGTCGTCGCGCTTGGCCAGGGTGTCCAGGAACGCTCGCTCCAACGTGAGCTTGAACGGCGCCATGTGCCGCACAGGCTGCTTCGCCTCGCTGGGCGGCGCGCAGGATGGCGTCGGGGGCCCACGGCGTCCGGCAAGCGGACGCAGCAGCGCCGCGCCATCGCGCTGCACCACGCAGCGCCTCCATCTCGAGCGCCTTCCGCACCGCGTCCGGGTCGCCCTTCACGCGCACCTCGTAGATGCTGTGGTCGGTCCGCAGCAGCTCTGCCTGCGCCGCCCTGGCGTAGAGCGCCTCGCCCTGCGTCATGACGACGACTTGGTGGCACGGCTTCTCGACGTCCGGGAGGTATGTGCGTGGACAGGATGACGCTCGCGCCGGTGCGCTTGGGGATGTCCAGGATCAGCGCCAGCATCGGTCGTCGCGGCCGCGCGGGTCGAGGCGCGCACTGTGGCGTACTGCGACCTACACCGTCAAGGTTCAACATCCAGGGTCTCGCTCTCGGCGCATCCCGTAGCGTTGGCGTGGCTCCACCGACTGCGACCGGTACGTGCCATCAGTCCCTCCTCACCCGCCCGCCACGCGCGGCACCCCCAAGACGTGGCGTGAGCGCTTGACGGCGCTGGCCCACGTGCCGGCGTTCTTGCGCGAGGTGTTCCGCGTGCACCGGGGGCTGGCGCTCACCAGCGTGGGCGTGCGGCTGGTGCGCGCGCTGCTGCCCGTCGCCACCCTCTACGTGGGCAAGCTGATCATCGACGAGGTGCTGGCGCTGCTGGGGGGCGGGCCGCTGCCGGCCGAGCTGAGCGCTGCGCTGCTGAGCCCGCAGCTGCGGTCGCTGTGGGGCCTCCTGGCCGTCGAGCTGGGTCTGGCGGTGCTGGCCGACGTGCTGGGCCGCGTGGTGTCGCTGGCCGACGCGCTCCTGTCCGAACAGTACAGCAACGCCATGGGCGCGCGCGTGATGGCGCACGCGGCCACGCTCGACCTCGAGGACTTCGAGGACAGCGAGCTGCAGGACCAGCTGGACCGCGCGCGGCGCCAGACCATCGGGCGCACACCGCTGCTGGGGCAGCTGTTCGGTCAGGCGCAGGATGCCCTGACGGTGGTGTCGTTCGCCGTGGGCCTCGTCGCGTACGCGCCCTGGCTGATGGGGCTCCTGCTGCTGGCGCTGCTGCCCGCGTTCCTGGGCGAGGCGCACTTCAACGCGGAGAGCTACACGCTGGACTACCGGCGCACACCAGAGCGACGCGAGCTGGACTACGTGCGTCAGACCGGGGCCAGCACCGAGACCGCCAAGGAGGTGAAGATCCTCGGGCTGCACGCGTTCCTCATCGCCCGCTTCGAGGCGCTGGCGGCGCGCATCTACGCGCAGAACCGAGCGCTGTCGCTGCGCCGCGCGGGGTGGGGCAGCCTGCTCACGGCGGTCGGCACGCTGGGCTACTACGCGGCCTACGGGGTCATCACGTGGCGCACGCTGCGCGGGGACTTCAGCGTGGGCGACCTGACGTTCCTTGCCGCGTCGTTCCGGCGCCTGCGCACGCTGCTCGAGGGGCTGCTGAGCGGCTTCTCGTCGCTCGCCGGGCAGGCGCTGTATCTCGGCGACCTGTTCTCGTTCTTCGAGGTGCGCCCGGAGATCCTCTCGCCGTCCGACGCGCTCCCCTTCCCTTCGCCCATGCGGAGCGGCTTCCGCTTCGAGGACGTGGGCTTCCGCTATCCGGGCGCGGAGCGCTGGGCCGTGCGCCACCTGAGCTTCGAGCTCCCCGCGGGGCAGGTGCTGGCGCTGGTCGGGGAGAACGGGGCGGGCAAGACCACCATCGTCAAGCTGCTCGCGCGCCTCTACGAGCCCAGCGAGGGGCGCATCACCCTCGACAGCCACGACCTGCGCGAGTACGACCTCGACGAGCTGCGCGCGCACATCGGCGTCATCTTCCAGGACTTCGTGCGCTACCACCTCAGCGCGGGTGAGAACATCGCCGTGGGCCGCATCGATGCGCTGGAAGACCAGGCGCGCATCGAGCGCGCGGCGGAGCAGAGCTTGGCCGACGAGGTCATCGCCAAGCTGCCCCGCGGCTACGCGCAGGTGATCGGCAAGCGCTTCAAGACGGGCGTCGAGCTGAGCGGCGGCGAGTGGCAGAAGGTCGCCATCGGGCGCGCCTACATGCGCGACGCGGACGTGCTCATCTTGGACGAGCCCACGGCCGCGCTGGACGCCCGCGCCGAGTACGAGGTGTTCCAGCGCTTCAAGCAGCTGAGCGCAAACACCACAGCGGTGATCATCTCGCACCGCTTCTCGACGGTGCGCATGGCCGACCGCATCTTGGTGCTGAGCGGCGGGCAGGTGGAGGAGGAGGGCAGCCACGACGCGCTGCTGGCACGCGGCGGGCGCTACGCCGAGCTGTTCGAGCTGCAGGCGGCGGGCTACCGCTGAGCCGTCACTGAGTTTGCGCGGCCCGCATCTGGGTCATCACGCCGACGGCGGCGGGCTCCGCGCGGCACGCGGACAGTCCGTGAAGGCCGTGCGGTGCCGGCCGGGAGAGCGGGCGGTGCACCCAAGGGTCCGCAGGGTGCGGGTTCCCTCTGGTTCAGGAGACTCGAATGACGGTTGGACAGGGATGGTTGTCCCGCGGCGCCCGCGGGGCCTTCATGTGTTGCGCGCTGCTCGCGGGGGCGGTGCTGTGCCCACGAGACGCCGATGCGTTCTGCGGGTTCTACGTTGCGGGGTCTGGCGCGCAGCTGCAGAACAGCGGCACGCACGTGGTGCTGATGCGCATCGGGACGCTGACCGTCCTCTCCATGCAGAACGACTACAGCGGCCCCCCAGCGGACTTCGCCATGGTCGTGCCCGTGCCCGTGGTGCTGCAGGCAGACGACGTGCGGACACTGCCGCGTGATGTGTTCGACCGCGTCAACGCGCTCTCCGCCCCGCGGCTGGTCGAGTACTGGGAGCAGGACCCGTGCGCCTCCGCAACCACGGCCCACACGTCGTCCATGTCGCACTCGATCGACGACCTCCTCGGGCGCGCGGTGGCGCCCCAGCCCGTGCAGGTCCACGCGCGCTTCGCGGTGGGGGAGTACGACGTCGTCGTGCTGGGGGCCGGCGACTCGGCCGCGCTCGAGCAGTGGCTACGCGCTCACGGCTATCGCATCCCCGACGGCGCGGCAGCCATCCTGCGTCCCTACGTCCAGCAAGGGATGAAGTTCTTCGTGGCCAAGGTGGATGCCTCGCGCGTGCGGTTCGTGGGTGGGCGCGCCGTGCTCTCCCCGCTCCGTATCGCCTACGCCAGCCAGGGGTTCAGCCTGCCCGTGCGCCTGGGACTCCTGAACTCGAGCGGCGAGCAGGACCTCATCGTGCACATCCTCGCGGAGAGTCGCCGCTACGAGGTCGCCAACTACCCGAACGTGACGATCCCGACCAACCTCGAGGTACAGGACCGCACGCGCAGCGCGTTCGGGAGCTTCTACGAAGCGCTGTTTCGCGAGACACTGGCTGCTTCCCCGGGCGCCGTGGTGACCGAGTACGCGTGGTCGGCGGGCTCGTGCGACCCTTGCCCGGGCGGCGTGATGGGGCTCTCGTCCAGCGACCTCCAGACGCTGGGCATGGACGTCCTGGGGCCAAGCTACAACCTGTCGGCCTATCAGAGTCGTGTGGTGTTGACGCGGCTGCACCACCGGTACGCCCCGACGGTCCTCGGCGAGGATCTCGTCTTCCGCGTGGGGCTGCCCATCCAGGGAGGTCGCGAGGACACACCGGGGAACGGCGCGTCCGTCGGAGGCGTGAACGCGTTCCAAGCGCGCTACATCATCCGGCACCCCTACGGCGGGCGCATCGCGTGCGACAACCCGCGCAGGAACATGTGGGGACCCCCACCCTCCCGAGGATGGGGGGCGGCCACACCCGTCGTGCCACCGGGCCTCGGCGCGGAGCGTCCAGCGGCGGCGGCGTCATCGCACTCGTTTCGCGGGTCGGGCACGCCGTGGAGGACGGCTCGACACGCACGCGCCAGGCCGTGAGCTCCACGGCGGAGGCGGCTGGCGCTCCCCGTCGCGTAGCCTGTGCACTGGCACGCTGGCGCGCGACCACTTCGCACTCCCGGCACCAACTCGTCGTGGTCAGCGCGCCGGCAACGAGCTCGGAAGCACACGAGCATCGGCGCTCTGCACGGCGCCGTACCTGCCGGCCTTCGGTCGCCACCACGAGAAGAAAGGCGCCTGGTCGCTGCTGTGGATGCACAGGCTCCCTGCGACGCTTCCCCGCGCGACGCGCGCATCGGCGTGCAGAGGCTGGAGGACGCTGGTCTCGAGGAAGGCGCGCACGTCCGTGCCGACGACCGTCCGCGGGATCCACACGCCGGTGCGGGTCTCGAGCTCGGCGATGCCCGGGGAGCGCGTGACGTCGCCCGCGCGGAAGTCGAGGGCGGACAGGTAGCGTCCTCGGTGCTCGTGGAAGCGCGTCCGTCCGGTCTTCACGAACTCGAACCCAAAGCCCGTAATGCCCACCACGACAGGCGCCTCGTCGCGTACGCGGACACGGCGGCTCGCGCGGCGTCCATCGCGGAGGCGCGCCGAGCCCTCCGTCTCGGTCCGTACCCGCGTCGCAGCGAGACCGTCAGCGGTGCTCCCCACGAGCGTGACGCCGACCTCGAGGTCGTAGTCGAGCGCTGCGTTCAGGGGCTTCTCCTCCAGGACGGGAATGCCGCCGCGGGTCGGGGTCCAGCCGCGGACCACCTGCGTCTCGACGTCCACCTCGGCGTACCCGGGCGCGAGACGCACCTCGCCGAGGCGGACCTGCAACGAAACAGGCCAGAACCCATTCGAGTTGCAGGGCTGCCCGTCGGGCTGGTGCGCGTCGCAGCAGCGCGTGTCGAGGCGCACGCCACGCAGGAGCGCCTCCACTCGCTCGATCCCCTGCTGCGGCGGTAGCTCGAAGCGGACGGTCTCGGACCGGCTGGACGTCGCGAGCGGGACGACGCCGCGCGTCTCGATCGCGTCGCGCCACGTCAGCTGGACGTCGGCGTGGTCCACATGCAGGTCGGGAGCCTCCACGCGCGCCCACAGGCCCACGGGCCGCATGTAGTTGCCGTCGACGCCCGTCGACTGCGCGAACGAGAAGCGACCATCCGGGGCGATGTGGGAGTGAAGTCGCGAGATGCGGTGCGGGAGGCGGACGCCGAGCACCTCTCGGAGCCACTCGTGGCGAAAGCCTTGCCAGACATAGGTCGAAGCCATGGCGCGCAGGGTAGCCCAGACGCACGGTTGCGAGCTCGTAACCGTGCGCGATACCCTCGCGGCCCGATGACGTTGGGGTCCGAACCTGCCTTCTCGCTGCGCGCCTACGAGGACGCGGTCGCCCGTGGACAGGCTGCCGACGCGACGCTGGAGGTGGTGGTGCGTTGCCTCGCCAGCTTGCGCGTGGCGGAGGAGCGTACGACGGTCGAACGGTTGCAGCGGCAGGCCGTGCACGCTCTCGAAGCGCGTGGCGTGCGCCCGCGGCGCTCGCGTGCCGGACGC
Coding sequences within:
- a CDS encoding ABC transporter ATP-binding protein gives rise to the protein MAHVPAFLREVFRVHRGLALTSVGVRLVRALLPVATLYVGKLIIDEVLALLGGGPLPAELSAALLSPQLRSLWGLLAVELGLAVLADVLGRVVSLADALLSEQYSNAMGARVMAHAATLDLEDFEDSELQDQLDRARRQTIGRTPLLGQLFGQAQDALTVVSFAVGLVAYAPWLMGLLLLALLPAFLGEAHFNAESYTLDYRRTPERRELDYVRQTGASTETAKEVKILGLHAFLIARFEALAARIYAQNRALSLRRAGWGSLLTAVGTLGYYAAYGVITWRTLRGDFSVGDLTFLAASFRRLRTLLEGLLSGFSSLAGQALYLGDLFSFFEVRPEILSPSDALPFPSPMRSGFRFEDVGFRYPGAERWAVRHLSFELPAGQVLALVGENGAGKTTIVKLLARLYEPSEGRITLDSHDLREYDLDELRAHIGVIFQDFVRYHLSAGENIAVGRIDALEDQARIERAAEQSLADEVIAKLPRGYAQVIGKRFKTGVELSGGEWQKVAIGRAYMRDADVLILDEPTAALDARAEYEVFQRFKQLSANTTAVIISHRFSTVRMADRILVLSGGQVEEEGSHDALLARGGRYAELFELQAAGYR
- a CDS encoding DUF2330 domain-containing protein, with translation MCCALLAGAVLCPRDADAFCGFYVAGSGAQLQNSGTHVVLMRIGTLTVLSMQNDYSGPPADFAMVVPVPVVLQADDVRTLPRDVFDRVNALSAPRLVEYWEQDPCASATTAHTSSMSHSIDDLLGRAVAPQPVQVHARFAVGEYDVVVLGAGDSAALEQWLRAHGYRIPDGAAAILRPYVQQGMKFFVAKVDASRVRFVGGRAVLSPLRIAYASQGFSLPVRLGLLNSSGEQDLIVHILAESRRYEVANYPNVTIPTNLEVQDRTRSAFGSFYEALFRETLAASPGAVVTEYAWSAGSCDPCPGGVMGLSSSDLQTLGMDVLGPSYNLSAYQSRVVLTRLHHRYAPTVLGEDLVFRVGLPIQGGREDTPGNGASVGGVNAFQARYIIRHPYGGRIACDNPRRNMWGPPPSRGWGAATPVVPPGLGAERPAAAASSHSFRGSGTPWRTARHARARP